Proteins from a genomic interval of Ramlibacter algicola:
- a CDS encoding chemotaxis protein CheA, translating into MTQTPTGFGDPNAYRAIFFDETQEHLANVEAILLRLRPDEASPGLQGDFNAIFRAVHSIKGSAAMLGCDDMAGLAHLQENLLDLLRKDERPLEAGDVEALLRAGDALQAQALRHRGMTDRAPDTSAVEALLRDQLARPRIGAQGAQSGPVRRAFSVTLGPLVAAIDAGDLEMMLAGLGEMGSVADTRIDNQPGGSVAFSVELEGTAADLESVLALVVPTDITTIEPAGASAPVKAAPQPVPSDDLGDELFVDPAVFKQRRAASEPAPAIAPAPGPASAPALLADLHEPVSVAAAETGYIRVSIEKIDLLVNLVGELVITEAMLARSAASQEDGTAPTFSDAGLADLSRHTRNLQEAVLAIRMLPISNVFSRFPRLVHELSARLGKRVELKFGGESTELDRGLIEKISDPLTHLVRNAVDHGLETAETRIACGKPPVGTVRLHATQRGGSVVIEVSDDGRGLDRERILAKAARMGIPVAADATDAQVWQLVFLPGFSTAEQVTDLSGRGVGMDVVRRNIQALGGSVDISSAAGWGTTVTVSVPLTLAIVEAMTVSVGGATYVLPLASVAESLRIEAQQIHRLPHEGDTLRVRDDWLPVLHLARLFPPAQAAAEAGGIAVIVEAEGRRVALVVDELVGQQQVVVKSLEANYRRVPGLSGATVMGDGSVALILDVSHLVRLCAAREPASP; encoded by the coding sequence ATGACGCAGACCCCCACGGGGTTCGGGGACCCGAACGCCTACCGTGCGATCTTCTTCGACGAGACCCAGGAGCACCTGGCCAACGTCGAGGCCATCCTGCTGCGGCTGCGCCCGGACGAGGCGTCGCCGGGCCTGCAGGGTGACTTCAACGCGATCTTCCGCGCGGTGCACTCGATCAAGGGCAGCGCGGCGATGCTGGGCTGCGACGACATGGCGGGCCTCGCGCACCTGCAGGAGAACCTGCTGGACCTGCTGCGCAAGGACGAGCGCCCGCTGGAAGCCGGCGACGTCGAGGCGCTGCTGCGTGCCGGCGACGCCTTGCAGGCGCAAGCCTTGCGCCATCGCGGCATGACCGACCGGGCGCCGGACACCAGCGCCGTCGAAGCCCTGCTGCGCGACCAGCTCGCGCGGCCGCGCATCGGTGCGCAGGGCGCGCAGTCCGGCCCGGTGCGCCGCGCGTTCAGCGTCACGCTCGGCCCGCTCGTGGCGGCGATCGACGCGGGGGACCTCGAGATGATGCTCGCCGGCCTCGGGGAGATGGGCTCGGTGGCGGACACCCGCATCGACAACCAGCCGGGCGGCAGCGTCGCGTTCTCGGTGGAACTCGAAGGCACGGCCGCCGACCTGGAAAGCGTGCTGGCGCTGGTCGTGCCCACGGACATCACGACGATCGAACCCGCCGGCGCCTCCGCGCCGGTGAAGGCCGCGCCGCAGCCGGTGCCCAGCGACGACCTGGGCGACGAGCTGTTCGTCGACCCGGCCGTGTTCAAGCAGCGCCGCGCCGCCAGCGAACCGGCCCCCGCGATCGCTCCTGCTCCCGGGCCTGCATCTGCGCCCGCGCTGCTGGCCGACCTGCACGAGCCGGTCAGCGTCGCGGCCGCCGAGACGGGCTACATCCGCGTCTCGATCGAGAAGATCGACCTGCTGGTCAACCTGGTGGGCGAACTCGTGATCACCGAGGCCATGCTGGCGCGCAGCGCCGCCTCGCAGGAGGACGGCACCGCGCCGACGTTCAGCGACGCCGGGCTCGCCGACCTGTCGCGCCACACGCGCAACCTGCAGGAAGCGGTGCTCGCCATCCGCATGCTGCCGATCTCCAACGTGTTCTCGCGCTTCCCCCGCCTGGTGCACGAGCTGTCGGCGCGGCTGGGCAAGCGGGTGGAGCTCAAGTTCGGCGGCGAGTCCACCGAACTCGATCGCGGCCTGATCGAGAAGATCTCGGACCCGCTGACGCACCTGGTGCGCAATGCGGTGGACCATGGGCTCGAGACGGCCGAGACGCGCATCGCCTGCGGCAAGCCGCCGGTGGGCACCGTGCGCCTGCATGCGACGCAGCGCGGCGGCTCGGTGGTGATCGAGGTCAGCGACGACGGCCGCGGCCTCGATCGCGAGCGCATCCTCGCCAAGGCGGCGCGCATGGGCATCCCGGTCGCCGCCGACGCGACCGACGCGCAGGTGTGGCAGCTCGTGTTCCTGCCCGGCTTCTCGACGGCGGAGCAGGTGACGGACCTCTCCGGCCGCGGCGTCGGCATGGACGTGGTCCGCCGCAACATCCAGGCGCTCGGTGGCTCGGTCGACATTTCCTCGGCCGCCGGATGGGGCACCACGGTCACCGTCAGCGTGCCGCTGACGCTCGCGATCGTCGAAGCCATGACGGTGTCGGTGGGCGGTGCGACCTACGTGCTGCCGCTCGCCTCCGTCGCCGAATCGCTGCGCATCGAGGCGCAGCAGATCCACCGCCTGCCGCACGAGGGCGACACGCTGCGCGTGCGCGACGACTGGCTGCCGGTGCTGCACCTGGCCAGGCTGTTCCCGCCGGCGCAGGCCGCGGCCGAAGCGGGCGGCATCGCCGTGATCGTCGAAGCCGAAGGCCGCCGCGTCGCGCTGGTCGTCGACGAGCTCGTCGGCCAGCAGCAGGTCGTCGTCAAGAGCCTCGAAGCCAATTACCGCCGGGTGCCCGGCCTGTCCGGCGCCACCGTGATGGGCGACGGTTCGGTCGCCCTGATCCTCGACGTCAGCCACCTCGTGCGCCTCTGCGCGGCACGGGAACCGGCCAGCCCCTGA
- a CDS encoding serine/threonine-protein kinase encodes MSESVMQLRAAAAVLGRGRHSIVVADRFDGLDRALKISHASSLAHEATLLRALAHPHVVRLHAEGQDDRGAWLALERCECATHGQVPETVARAWLRQAAGALAHVHARGFVHRDVKPANLLVRTDGSLALADFGSAVRIGEGASDATAAGSPRHAAPEQSAGSPASPGADVYALGTVLHEWLTGEPAFPGETAAELAAQHLVAPIPRLLAPVAQWQPLLDAMLAKRPAARLADGAAVLSWKLP; translated from the coding sequence ATGAGTGAATCCGTGATGCAGTTGCGCGCGGCCGCGGCCGTGCTCGGACGCGGCCGGCATTCGATCGTCGTCGCCGACCGTTTCGACGGCCTCGATCGCGCGCTCAAGATCTCGCACGCGTCGTCGCTCGCGCACGAGGCGACGCTGCTTCGCGCGCTCGCGCATCCGCACGTCGTCCGCCTGCACGCCGAAGGCCAGGACGACCGGGGTGCCTGGCTGGCGCTCGAACGGTGCGAATGCGCCACGCATGGCCAGGTGCCCGAGACGGTCGCCCGCGCGTGGCTGCGGCAAGCCGCCGGCGCGCTCGCGCACGTGCACGCGCGCGGCTTCGTGCACCGTGACGTCAAGCCTGCCAACCTGCTCGTGCGCACCGACGGCTCGCTGGCGCTGGCGGATTTCGGGTCCGCCGTGCGGATCGGCGAGGGCGCGTCCGACGCCACGGCGGCCGGCTCGCCACGCCACGCCGCGCCCGAACAATCGGCCGGGTCGCCGGCCAGCCCGGGTGCGGACGTCTACGCGCTCGGCACCGTCCTGCACGAGTGGCTCACCGGCGAACCCGCGTTCCCCGGCGAAACCGCGGCCGAACTGGCCGCGCAGCATCTCGTGGCCCCCATTCCCCGGCTGCTCGCGCCCGTCGCGCAGTGGCAGCCGCTGCTCGACGCGATGCTGGCCAAGCGGCCGGCGGCGCGCCTGGCCGACGGCGCCGCCGTCCTCTCCTGGAAGCTCCCGTGA
- a CDS encoding protein kinase domain-containing protein produces MRGQPDFPPTEAASLDEVFAMRDREFARDEAAPEFAPTEAVPMEALFGLPSAEAEPSRSFASSVLPEPAPGTIATFLYARVHGFNAACQTLAGPELTTFVNDVRRALSSSAGKLGGEIAARRPDSILCAFTHDEDDKLPTHAKRALHASILIVHELTQVAERVAPQLQAAGLPPLAVAVGVHLGAGEVVPRATTTERMVHATGEAVEIARMLESVADDLRWGIAASAGTRQAAGTRVDSGRSGSVALPDDSFLELTEISGLVPRQGSTTPASHYEALRASIQRNQHALQSRPGVASRAGHLLVEDFRVLRKIGEGGNATVFLAAPAGGGPTQVLKVLRLDGPEGDMGLHRFMQEYALIAKIDHPNVARFFRQGFWVGNAYIAMEYFPLGDLRSRMRRPLDPGVAMYYLRQVAAGLEAIHEAGIVHRDVKPDNVMLRQDGIVAIADFGVAKQVAMLITDTGAGDVVGTPYYLSPEQALGRRVDARSDLYSLGVMAYEMLTGGKPYHASSAEELLRLHIEAPVPTLPRQHEPFQPVLDRLMAKDPAQRYPSAAALLEDLDRLAA; encoded by the coding sequence GTGCGCGGCCAACCGGACTTCCCGCCCACCGAAGCGGCCTCGCTCGACGAGGTCTTCGCCATGCGCGACCGCGAGTTCGCGCGCGACGAAGCCGCGCCGGAGTTCGCTCCGACCGAAGCGGTGCCGATGGAGGCATTGTTCGGGCTGCCGTCCGCCGAGGCGGAGCCGTCGCGCTCGTTCGCCAGCTCCGTGCTGCCCGAGCCGGCGCCGGGCACGATCGCCACCTTCCTGTACGCCCGCGTGCACGGCTTCAACGCCGCGTGCCAGACCCTGGCCGGCCCCGAGCTCACCACATTCGTCAACGACGTGCGCCGCGCGCTGTCGTCCTCGGCCGGCAAGCTGGGCGGCGAGATCGCCGCACGGCGGCCCGATTCCATCCTCTGCGCCTTCACGCACGACGAGGACGACAAGCTGCCCACGCACGCCAAGCGCGCGCTGCACGCGTCCATCCTCATCGTCCACGAGCTGACGCAGGTCGCCGAGCGCGTCGCGCCGCAACTGCAGGCTGCCGGCTTGCCGCCGCTGGCGGTCGCCGTCGGCGTGCACCTCGGCGCCGGCGAAGTCGTGCCGCGTGCGACCACCACCGAGCGCATGGTCCACGCCACCGGCGAAGCGGTCGAGATCGCACGCATGCTCGAGAGCGTGGCCGACGACCTGCGCTGGGGCATCGCCGCGTCCGCGGGCACGCGGCAGGCCGCGGGCACCCGCGTCGACAGCGGCCGCAGCGGCAGCGTCGCACTGCCCGACGACAGCTTCCTCGAACTGACCGAGATCAGCGGCCTGGTCCCGCGCCAGGGGTCGACGACCCCCGCCAGCCACTACGAAGCGCTGCGCGCGTCCATCCAGCGCAACCAGCACGCATTGCAGTCGCGCCCCGGCGTCGCCAGCCGCGCCGGCCACCTGCTGGTGGAAGACTTCCGCGTGCTGCGCAAGATCGGCGAGGGCGGCAATGCCACCGTGTTCCTGGCCGCGCCCGCCGGCGGCGGGCCGACGCAGGTGCTGAAGGTCCTGCGCCTGGACGGGCCCGAGGGCGACATGGGGCTGCACCGCTTCATGCAGGAATACGCGCTGATCGCCAAGATCGACCATCCCAACGTGGCGCGCTTCTTCCGCCAGGGCTTCTGGGTCGGCAACGCCTACATCGCGATGGAGTACTTCCCGCTCGGCGACCTGCGCAGCCGCATGCGCCGCCCGCTCGACCCCGGCGTCGCGATGTACTACCTGCGGCAGGTGGCAGCGGGTCTCGAAGCGATCCACGAAGCGGGCATCGTCCACCGCGACGTGAAGCCGGACAACGTCATGCTGCGGCAGGACGGCATCGTCGCCATCGCCGACTTCGGCGTCGCCAAGCAGGTCGCGATGCTGATCACCGACACGGGCGCCGGCGACGTCGTCGGCACGCCGTACTACCTGAGTCCCGAGCAGGCACTGGGCCGCCGCGTCGACGCGCGGTCCGACCTGTACAGCCTGGGCGTGATGGCCTACGAGATGCTCACCGGCGGCAAGCCGTACCACGCCTCGTCGGCCGAAGAACTCCTGCGCCTGCACATCGAGGCGCCCGTGCCCACGCTGCCGCGGCAGCACGAGCCGTTCCAGCCGGTGCTGGACCGCCTGATGGCCAAGGACCCCGCGCAGCGCTATCCGTCCGCGGCCGCGCTGCTGGAAGACCTGGACCGGTTGGCCGCATGA
- a CDS encoding methyl-accepting chemotaxis protein — protein MKMKTFTAEAVLHALIGTLLLITAIAAGYGWYATHQVGGAAATAIEEVRELGVSVGRLQGEEAVVRKELGRLEVDRQLAEGSDANESVVLARISALEGQIAELKKQDEDLRRRALQADAAAKAEAARVAEAAREVTVQAGAVMGVLVALALVLAWKFRDWIRAANVGPLKTAVQLVRRVADGDLTGTTAGMDQLHTRKLAQALDQMTGNLRALTSEVQHSARSVADTSAQIAQGNLDLSQRTEEQASTLEQTASSMEELTSTVALNADNARQASQLASGAADIARKGGRAVAQVVTTMDGIAASSRRIGDIIGVIDGIAFQTNILALNAAVEAARAGEQGRGFAVVAAEVRGLAQRSAAAAKEIKTLIGDSVQQVEAGTRQVDDAGRTMQEIVDSVRRVSGLIAEIAAASQEQSSGIGQVNSAVAQMEQVVQQNASLVEEAAAATESLKEQAATLLQAISRFKLDAAGAEAEPEPLQPIEAAAPPPAPIRVRAAGKPRYVPFARGRQEPPTDSHWQEL, from the coding sequence ATGAAGATGAAGACGTTCACCGCCGAGGCCGTGCTGCACGCGCTGATCGGCACGCTGCTGCTGATCACCGCGATCGCGGCGGGCTACGGCTGGTACGCGACCCACCAGGTGGGCGGCGCCGCGGCCACCGCGATCGAGGAGGTCCGCGAGCTCGGCGTGTCCGTCGGCCGCCTGCAGGGCGAGGAAGCCGTCGTGCGCAAGGAGCTGGGCCGCCTCGAGGTCGATCGGCAGCTCGCCGAAGGCTCCGACGCGAACGAGTCCGTGGTGCTGGCGCGCATCTCGGCGCTGGAGGGCCAGATCGCCGAGCTGAAGAAGCAGGACGAGGACCTGCGCCGGCGCGCGTTGCAGGCCGACGCGGCTGCCAAGGCCGAAGCCGCGCGGGTGGCCGAAGCCGCCCGCGAAGTCACCGTGCAGGCCGGTGCCGTCATGGGCGTGCTGGTCGCCCTCGCGCTGGTGCTGGCCTGGAAGTTCCGCGACTGGATCCGCGCCGCCAACGTCGGGCCGCTGAAGACGGCCGTGCAGCTGGTGCGCCGCGTCGCCGACGGCGACCTCACCGGCACCACGGCAGGCATGGACCAGCTGCACACGCGCAAGCTCGCGCAAGCCCTGGACCAGATGACCGGGAACCTGCGCGCGCTGACCTCGGAAGTGCAGCACAGCGCGCGGTCGGTCGCCGACACGAGCGCGCAGATCGCGCAGGGCAACCTGGACCTGTCGCAGCGCACCGAGGAGCAGGCCAGCACGCTGGAGCAGACGGCCAGCTCGATGGAGGAACTGACGTCCACCGTCGCCCTCAACGCCGACAACGCGCGCCAGGCCAGCCAGCTCGCGTCGGGCGCCGCCGACATCGCGCGCAAGGGCGGCCGGGCCGTCGCGCAGGTGGTGACCACGATGGACGGCATCGCCGCCTCGTCGCGCCGCATCGGCGACATCATCGGCGTCATCGACGGCATCGCGTTCCAGACCAACATCCTCGCGCTCAACGCCGCCGTCGAGGCGGCGCGCGCCGGCGAGCAGGGCCGCGGCTTTGCCGTCGTGGCGGCCGAAGTGCGTGGCCTCGCGCAGCGCAGCGCCGCCGCCGCCAAGGAGATCAAGACGCTGATCGGCGACTCGGTGCAGCAGGTCGAGGCCGGCACCCGGCAGGTCGACGACGCGGGCCGCACGATGCAGGAGATCGTCGATTCGGTGCGCCGGGTCAGCGGGCTGATCGCCGAGATCGCCGCCGCCAGCCAGGAGCAGAGCTCCGGCATCGGGCAGGTCAATTCCGCCGTTGCCCAGATGGAGCAGGTGGTGCAGCAGAACGCCTCGCTGGTCGAGGAAGCGGCGGCGGCAACCGAATCGCTCAAGGAGCAGGCGGCGACGCTGCTGCAGGCGATCTCGCGCTTCAAGCTCGACGCCGCCGGTGCCGAGGCCGAGCCCGAACCGCTGCAGCCGATCGAAGCGGCTGCGCCTCCGCCGGCGCCGATCCGCGTGCGCGCGGCCGGCAAGCCGCGCTACGTCCCTTTCGCGCGTGGCCGGCAGGAGCCGCCCACCGACAGCCATTGGCAGGAGCTTTGA
- a CDS encoding chemotaxis protein CheW, whose protein sequence is MQPAFARTAEPAQAPVRQREFLTFRLGAENYAIDILKVQEIRGWEQPTAIANSPAFIKGVINLRGVIVPILDLRVKFQLPQASYDEFTVVIILNIASRVAGVVVDSVSDVLSLPEDAIRPTPEFSSATFDTRYIPGLATVGDELMILLDIEKLLTGADMALVDGASH, encoded by the coding sequence ATGCAGCCCGCATTCGCCCGCACGGCGGAACCCGCGCAGGCGCCCGTGCGCCAGCGCGAGTTCCTCACCTTCCGCCTCGGCGCCGAGAACTACGCCATCGACATCCTGAAGGTCCAGGAGATCCGCGGCTGGGAGCAGCCCACCGCGATCGCCAACTCGCCGGCCTTCATCAAGGGCGTGATCAACCTGCGCGGCGTGATCGTCCCCATCCTCGACCTGCGCGTGAAGTTCCAGCTGCCGCAGGCCAGCTACGACGAGTTCACCGTCGTGATCATCCTGAACATCGCCTCGCGCGTCGCGGGCGTGGTGGTCGACTCGGTGTCCGACGTGCTGTCGCTGCCTGAGGACGCGATCCGCCCGACGCCGGAGTTCTCCTCCGCCACCTTCGACACGCGCTACATCCCGGGCCTGGCGACGGTCGGCGACGAGCTGATGATCCTGCTCGACATCGAGAAGCTGCTGACCGGCGCCGACATGGCGCTCGTGGACGGCGCGTCGCATTGA
- a CDS encoding response regulator → MTPSDHYLVDVIGFADVERSMLASIFALAARRDPGFAQFDPGSSGGRTPDLYLVDAENPEALGEFKALRKRANLPAVLIGTSSHGTGCPVLPRPLQWARLLQALDDLVSSNDDVAIAPPPAPAVDPRRSLPGLARSNAPQGAVAAAGQRMMGDTVLVVDDNATVRAFMQAKLAPFGFDVDFAETGEEAIGLSGQNEYTCVFLDVVLPGIDGYQVCKLIKSNKQAIKKTAVVMLTSRSSPFDKLRGSLAGCDEYLTKPLDEDRLLEVIAKFLPSGRKQAERASRK, encoded by the coding sequence GTGACTCCATCCGACCACTACCTCGTCGACGTGATCGGCTTCGCCGACGTCGAGCGGTCCATGCTCGCCAGCATCTTCGCGCTGGCGGCACGCCGCGATCCCGGCTTCGCGCAGTTCGACCCCGGCAGCAGCGGCGGCCGCACGCCCGACCTGTACCTCGTCGACGCCGAGAACCCGGAAGCACTGGGCGAGTTCAAGGCGCTGCGCAAGCGCGCCAACCTGCCCGCCGTGCTGATCGGCACCAGCTCGCACGGCACCGGCTGCCCCGTGCTGCCGCGTCCGCTGCAGTGGGCGCGCCTTCTGCAGGCGCTGGACGACCTCGTGTCGTCGAACGACGACGTCGCGATCGCGCCGCCGCCCGCGCCCGCGGTCGACCCGCGCCGCAGCCTGCCGGGGCTCGCCCGTTCCAACGCACCGCAAGGCGCGGTCGCGGCGGCGGGCCAGCGGATGATGGGCGACACGGTGCTCGTCGTCGACGACAACGCCACCGTGCGCGCCTTCATGCAGGCCAAGCTCGCGCCCTTCGGCTTCGACGTCGACTTCGCCGAGACCGGCGAGGAAGCGATCGGCCTGTCCGGCCAGAACGAATACACCTGCGTGTTCCTCGACGTCGTGCTGCCGGGCATCGACGGCTACCAGGTCTGCAAGCTGATCAAGTCGAACAAGCAGGCGATCAAGAAGACCGCGGTGGTCATGCTCACCAGCCGCAGCTCGCCGTTCGACAAGCTGCGCGGCTCGCTCGCCGGCTGCGACGAGTACCTCACCAAGCCGCTCGACGAGGACCGCCTGCTGGAGGTCATCGCCAAGTTCCTGCCCAGCGGGCGCAAGCAGGCCGAAAGGGCATCGCGCAAATGA
- a CDS encoding methyl-accepting chemotaxis protein, with translation MKIWHKIMIAPALAIAFLLGFGAIAYGVVRQQNAAMEDMVQKRMEGVSIALDASQHLAEVHSGVYRLFTWLANMDEGKVREAVGKQNARVDGIADELRKLRQQNDLGEEQGRIIDGVLPLVAKYRKLTADAIDLGTIDVATGAMLMQSADKHYLDIDKQVEQLVTLQRKAAADDYESSTAAARRGVILLIATLVLATAIAFTVSLSMSRAIVRPLNVAIEAAARIADGDLGTDVEVRGTDETADLLRALATMAHNLRQLVGEVADGARVVAETSGQIAQGNLDLSQRTEEQASTLEETASSMEELTSTVSLNAQNAKQASQLAIGASDIARQGGEAVGQVVSTMSGISASSRRISDIIGVIDGIAFQTNILALNAAVEAARAGEQGRGFAVVAAEVRNLAQRSAASAKEIKALIGESVDQVDSGARLVQDAGKTMEGIVVAAKKVSDLIAEIAAACAEQDAGIQQVNTAVSQMDIVVQQNASLVEEAAAATESMKEQSGSLLQLVSRFRLGNEEALAQGASASVQEQPAPKIVPIQTRPRARAVPVLSTAAAVPPRRTANSQWQEF, from the coding sequence ATGAAAATCTGGCACAAGATCATGATCGCGCCCGCCCTCGCGATCGCGTTCCTCCTGGGGTTCGGCGCCATCGCGTACGGCGTGGTGCGCCAGCAGAACGCCGCGATGGAGGACATGGTCCAGAAGCGCATGGAGGGCGTCTCCATCGCGCTGGACGCTTCGCAGCACCTCGCGGAGGTGCACTCCGGCGTCTACCGGCTGTTCACCTGGCTGGCCAACATGGACGAGGGCAAGGTCCGCGAGGCGGTGGGCAAGCAGAACGCGCGCGTCGACGGCATCGCCGACGAACTGCGCAAGCTGCGGCAGCAGAACGACCTGGGCGAGGAGCAGGGCCGGATCATCGACGGCGTCCTGCCGCTGGTGGCCAAGTACCGCAAGCTGACCGCGGACGCCATCGACCTGGGCACGATCGACGTCGCCACGGGTGCCATGCTGATGCAGTCGGCCGACAAGCATTACCTGGACATCGACAAGCAGGTCGAGCAGCTGGTCACGCTGCAGCGCAAGGCCGCGGCCGACGACTACGAAAGCTCGACCGCCGCGGCCCGCCGCGGCGTGATCCTGTTGATCGCCACGCTGGTTCTCGCGACGGCGATCGCGTTCACCGTGTCGCTGTCCATGAGCCGTGCCATCGTGCGCCCGCTCAACGTCGCCATCGAGGCGGCGGCGCGCATCGCCGACGGCGACCTGGGCACCGACGTCGAGGTGCGCGGTACCGACGAGACGGCCGACCTGCTGCGCGCGCTGGCCACGATGGCGCACAACCTGCGCCAGCTGGTGGGCGAGGTCGCCGATGGCGCCCGCGTGGTGGCCGAGACCAGCGGGCAGATCGCGCAGGGCAACCTGGACCTGTCGCAGCGCACCGAGGAACAGGCCAGCACGCTGGAGGAAACCGCCAGCTCGATGGAGGAACTCACGTCCACCGTCTCGCTGAACGCGCAGAACGCCAAGCAGGCCAGCCAGCTCGCGATCGGCGCGTCGGACATCGCGCGCCAGGGCGGCGAAGCCGTGGGGCAGGTCGTCAGCACCATGAGCGGCATCTCGGCCTCGTCGCGCCGCATCTCCGACATCATCGGCGTGATCGACGGCATCGCCTTCCAGACCAACATCCTGGCCCTCAACGCCGCCGTCGAAGCGGCGCGTGCGGGGGAGCAGGGCCGCGGCTTCGCGGTGGTCGCCGCCGAGGTGCGCAACCTCGCGCAGCGCAGCGCCGCGTCCGCCAAGGAAATCAAGGCCCTCATCGGCGAGTCGGTCGACCAGGTCGACAGCGGCGCCCGCCTGGTGCAGGACGCCGGCAAGACGATGGAAGGCATCGTCGTGGCCGCCAAGAAGGTGAGCGACCTGATCGCCGAGATCGCCGCCGCCTGCGCCGAGCAGGACGCGGGGATCCAGCAGGTCAACACCGCGGTCAGCCAGATGGACATCGTGGTGCAGCAGAACGCTTCCCTCGTGGAAGAAGCCGCGGCCGCCACCGAATCGATGAAGGAGCAGTCCGGTTCGCTGCTGCAGCTCGTGTCGCGCTTCAGGCTCGGCAACGAGGAAGCGCTCGCGCAGGGCGCTTCGGCATCCGTCCAGGAGCAGCCCGCGCCGAAGATCGTCCCGATCCAGACGCGTCCGCGCGCCAGGGCGGTGCCGGTGCTCTCGACGGCGGCGGCCGTTCCGCCGCGGCGCACCGCGAACTCCCAGTGGCAGGAATTTTGA
- a CDS encoding response regulator, translating to MSGKSILVVDDTRSMRKMVAAVLAGAGYEVAEAGDGAEALEQAKLRQYDLVVTDHNMPVMDGVTLVRELRRLPSYDNVALIVLSTEVDPALKQRGREAGATGWMAKPFDPQRMLDIVGKFI from the coding sequence ATGAGCGGCAAGTCCATCCTCGTCGTCGACGACACGCGCTCGATGCGCAAGATGGTGGCCGCGGTCCTCGCGGGCGCGGGCTACGAAGTGGCCGAGGCCGGCGACGGCGCCGAGGCGCTGGAGCAGGCCAAGCTGCGCCAGTACGACCTCGTGGTCACCGACCACAACATGCCCGTCATGGACGGCGTGACGCTGGTGCGCGAACTGCGCCGGCTGCCGTCCTACGACAACGTGGCGCTGATCGTCCTGTCCACCGAGGTCGATCCGGCGCTCAAGCAGCGCGGGCGCGAAGCGGGCGCCACCGGCTGGATGGCCAAGCCGTTCGACCCGCAGCGCATGCTGGACATCGTCGGCAAGTTCATCTGA